Sequence from the Guyparkeria hydrothermalis genome:
GGTCTGGCAGTTGAACAGGCGCGCCTTGAGCGCGTGCCACCACAGCCACGGCGAGCGTCCCACCTCCCGGCTCAGCCCGGAGCGAAGCACGCGCACGACGAACTCGTCGACCCGGTCGATATCGACCCAACCGGCCATGTAGGCCTCACCCAAACCGAGATTGCCGTAGCCGAGTATGCGATCGATGGCGCGCGGGTCTCGGATACGCATGTCCCAGGGGCGATCGCCGTCGAGGCGGACGTCGGCCCGCGCCAGCATCTTCGCGAATGGGGAATCCGCACGAACCACATGCCTATCCAGCGATTGCCCGTCCAGAGCCATGCGTTTGCTCATCGATCGCCTCCGTCACCGTAACGAACCATGCCGCCGACCGGCGACACGCGAGCGCTCGCCAGCCCAAACCCTCAATCTAGTCAGGGGATTAGCGATTTTCAACGAAACATGCGATCCATGAGATGTTCGGGAAAGCGCAGGTAGATCGCTCGTCGAGGCGCCCTAAGCCGACGTGGACCACCTCGTCGCTGTGGGTCTTCCTCCGCGAAGCCTTCGGCCGAAACAGAAAACCGCCGGACGAAGTGCCCCTCCTCTCGGAGGAATACCTCGGTCCGGCGGTTCGAAAGCAGCCCTGCCCCGGTCACGGGGCAAAACAGGACGTGCCGATCAGGCGGTGACCACGGGGATGTCCTTGAGCATCTGCAGCCCCTTGGTGGCCTCTTCCTGGTACTCCTCGATCTCGTTGAAGTTGAGGTAGCGGTAGATGTCCGCCGACATCGTGGCCAGGTGCGCGACGTGCTCCTGGTACTCCTCGACCGACGGCAGCTTGCCGAGGATCGCGGTGACCGCGGACAGCTCGGCCGAGCCGAGGTAGACGCGCGCATCCTTGCCCATGCGGTTGGGGAAGTTGCGCGTCGAGGTCGACATGACGGTCGCCCCGTCGGCGACGCGCGCCTGGTTGCCCATGCACAGAGAGCAGCCCGGCATCTCGACCCGGGCACCGGCGCGACCGAAGACGTTGTAGTAACCCTCCTCGGTGAGCTGGTGCTGGTCCATGCGGGTCGGCGGCGCGATCCACAGGCGGGTCGGCACCGAGCCGCCGTAAGACTCGAGCACCTTGCCCGCGGCGCGGTAGTGACCGATGTTGGTCATGCACGAGCCGATGAACACTTCCTGGACCTCGTCGCCGGCAACCTCGGAGAGCGGCTTGATGTCGTCCGGATCGTTCGGGCAGGCGAGCAGCGGCTCCTTGATCTCGTTGAGATCGATCTCGATGATCTCGGCGTACTCGGCGTCGGCGTCCGGCTCGAGCAGCTCGGGGTTGTCGAGCCATTCCTGCATCGCCTCGATGCGGCGACCCAAGGTGCGCTTGTCCTCGTAGCCCTGGCTGATCATCCACTCGAGCAGCGTAATGTTGCTCTTGAGGAACTCCTTGATCGGCTCGGGACCGAGGCGGACGGTACAGCCGTTGGCCGAGCGCTCGGCCGAGGCGTCGGCGAACTCGAACGCCTGCTCGACCTTCAGGTCCGGCAGGCCCTCGATCTCGAGCACGCGGCCGTTGAAGACGTTCTGCTTGCCCTTCTTCTCGACGGTCAGCTGGCCGTTCTGGATCGCCTTGTATGGGATCGCGTTGACCAGATCACGCAGCGTAATGCCCGGCTGCATCTCGCCCTTGAAGCGCACCAGCACGGATTCCGGCATGTCCAGCGGCATCACACCCAGTGCGGCGGCGAATGCGACCAGGCCGGAGCCGGCCGGGAAGGAGATGCCCAGCGGGAAGCGGGTGTGCGAATCGCCGCCGGTGCCGACGGTATCCGGCAGGATCATGCGGTTGAGCCAGGAGTGGATCACCCCGTCACCGGCGCGTAGCGAAACGCCGCCGCGGGTGGAGATGAACTCCGGCAGCTCGTGCTGCAGAGCCACGTCCACCGGACGCGGGTAGGCCGCGGTGTGGCAGAACGACTGCATGACCAGATCCGCGGAGAAGCCCAGGCAGGCCAGCTCCTTGAGCTCGTCGCGGGTCATCGCCCCGGTGGTGTCCTGACTGCCAACGGTGGCCATCTTCGGCTCGCAGTAGGTGCCCGGACGGACGCCCTCGACGCCACAGGCGCGACCGACCATCTTCTGCGCGAGCGTGAAGCCCTTGCCGGTGTCTTCCGGCTGCTCGGCGCGCAGGAATTCGTCGGACGGCTCCATCTTGAGCGTCTCGCGTGCCTTGCCGGTCAGGCCGCGGCCGACGATCAGCGGGATGCGGCCGCCGGCGCGCACCTCGTCGGGCAGCGTGCTCGGGCGCATCTTGAACGTCGAGATCACCTCGCCGTTCTTGAGCACCTCGCCCGCGTAGGGACGGATGGTGAGCACGTCACCGGTTTCCATCTGGTCGACGTCGCACTCGATCGGCAGCGCGCCGGAATCCTCGGCGGTGTTGAAGAAGATCGGGGCGATCTTGCTGCCCAGGACCACGCCGCCGGTGCGCTTGTTGGGCACGTGCGGGATGTCGCGACCGATGTGCCACTGCACCGAGTTGATCGCCGACTTGCGCGACGAACCGGTGCCGACCACGTCGCCGACGTAGGCGATCTTGTGGCCGGACTCCTTCAGTTTCTTGATGGTGTCGAGTGCCTCGGGCATCTTCGACTGCAGCATCGAGCAGGCGTGCAACGGGATGTCCGGACGACTCCAGGCCTCCTGGGCCGGGGATAGATCGTCGGTGTTGGTCTCGCCCGGCACCTTGAGGACGATCACCTCGATCTCTTCCTCGAGCTTGGGCTTGGCCTTGAACCACTCGGCGTTGGCCCAGGACTCGAGCACGCGACCGGCGTTCTTGCTGCCCTCGCGGTGCTTGTCCTCGACGTCGCGGAAGGCGTCGTAGACCATCACCAGCTTCGAGAGCGCCTTGACCGCGTCCTCACCGACCGTCTCGTCGTCGAGCAACTCGATCAGCGGGTCGACGTTATAGCCACCCATCATGGTGCCGAGCAGTTCGACCGCCTCGTGACGGTCGAGCAGCGGCGAATTCGCTTCGCCCTTGGCCAGATCGGCGAGGAAAGCGGCCTTGACGTAGGCGGCCTTGTCCACACCCGGCGGGACACGCTGGGAGAGCAGGTACTTGAGCTCGTCGCCGTCGACATCGGCCGGCGGGTTCTTGATCAGCTCGATCAGCTCGGCTGTCTGCTCGGCGTTCAGCGCCAGCGGGGGAATGTCCTGCTCGGCACGTTCGGCCTTGTGTTCGCGATAGGCTTCAAGCATTGGTGATCCTCAACGGCTTGTGATCATGAATTCTGGGAAGGTTGTTGTTCGCACCGGCCCGACCGGCCGACCGCGATAAATTCGAAAGAGGCGGGATTCTATCAAATCCGGCCGGCTAGCCCGTCCGCCACCGTCAAAGCCTGCCGGCAAGCCGCAGCCGGTCGAGCCACAGCAGCGCGATCACCGGGGCGGCGGCGACGATCCGTCCGCCTTCGACGTCGGCGACCGCCTGCTCGATCGGCACCACCCGCACCCGGATGTCCTCGTGTTCGTGATCCAGGCCGAACCGGCCGTCGACCAGGCCGTCACCATCGCGATCGATCCGCGAGGTGTCCACCCGCGCCAGGAAGAGATAGATGCTCTCGGTACAGCCGCCGGGGCTGACCCAGTAGCGGGTGAGCGGATAGAGCTCGTCGATGGCCAGCCCCGCTTCCTCGTCTGACTCGCGCCGGGCCACATCCTCGGCCGATTCGCCCGGCTCGATCATGCCGGCGACGATCTCGGCCAGCCAGGGCCCGGTGGGCGCTTCCAGCGCGCCGGGGCGGAACTGCTCGATCAGCACCACCTCGCCGCGCTCGGGATCGAACGGCAGCACCGCAACGGCGTGACCGCGCTCGAAGATCTCGCGTTCGATCGGCTCCGACCAGCTACCGTCGAAGTACTCGAAGCGCAGCCGGTAGCGTTGCAGGGAGAAAAAACCGCTATAGAGGGTCTCATTGGCCAGAAGGTCGAAACGCATCAAGGGTGGCTCCTGCTACCATCAATCGGATTGGGTTGAACGCCCGGGCGACCTGCCGGCATCGGACCGACCGGGCTCAAAGCCTAGCTTACATTCCGGCGAGCCGACTCGCCCGCCACATGGGAAGCCCATGAACACCATCCTCCAGCTGCTTGAACCCCTGATCGGTCAGGAGATCCACATCGGGGAGCACCGCGGCACGGTCATCGAGATCCACGATGATCCACCGGCGCTGATCCTGCGCGCGGAGAACAGCCCGGACGCCTTTCAGGTCGATTACCTCGGCCGACCGAGGTCCATGGCGCAGCCGACCTGGACTCAGCCGATCGTCGGCAGCTCCGGCGGGAACCTGCACCCGGACCTTCAGCGCCAGTTGCCGCTGGAGACAGCCCGGGCACTGGACGAGTTCATCAAGTCCAGCCGATCCTGATCTATCAAACTGCTTTCTTCGATTTCGACACGGAGCCTGTCTGCATGAAACCCGGCATTTCCTCTTCACTCCTGCCCCGCCTGGCTATCGCCCTGCTCGGCCTCGCTGCCGCACCGCTGCTGTTCGCCGCGTCCACGCCACCGGCCGACAGTCACTGGCGGCTTTCGAACATCGCCACCCTGCCGACGATCGACCCCAGCCTCACCGACTTGATGGTCGACGCTGAGGGCAACCTCAGTGGCGTTGCCGGCTGCAATCACTACCGCCAGGCGCGTCAGGAAGATGGCTACGGCGAGATCAGCACCACCCGCAAGCAATGTTCAGCCGAGAAAATGCGTCAGGAAAAAGCGTTCCTGAACGCCCTCCGGCAGACTGAAGAGTGGCAGATGGACGGCGAACGGCTGCTGCTGAAGGATGGCTCCAGCCGCACGCTCGCCATGATGCTCGAACCGATCATTCCCACCTATCACTTCGACTGCCAGGGCGAACGCGTGGTGTTCGACGTCATCCGGCGCGGCGAGATCCACCTGACCCACGGCGACACGACCGTCATGATGACTCGAACCGACAGCGCTTCGGGTTCGCACTACGAGGACGAGAGCGGCCAAATCATCTTCAGC
This genomic interval carries:
- a CDS encoding META domain-containing protein; protein product: MKPGISSSLLPRLAIALLGLAAAPLLFAASTPPADSHWRLSNIATLPTIDPSLTDLMVDAEGNLSGVAGCNHYRQARQEDGYGEISTTRKQCSAEKMRQEKAFLNALRQTEEWQMDGERLLLKDGSSRTLAMMLEPIIPTYHFDCQGERVVFDVIRRGEIHLTHGDTTVMMTRTDSASGSHYEDESGQIIFSGKGTKGQFTRDETTLDCRQIPGPIED
- the acnB gene encoding bifunctional aconitate hydratase 2/2-methylisocitrate dehydratase gives rise to the protein MLEAYREHKAERAEQDIPPLALNAEQTAELIELIKNPPADVDGDELKYLLSQRVPPGVDKAAYVKAAFLADLAKGEANSPLLDRHEAVELLGTMMGGYNVDPLIELLDDETVGEDAVKALSKLVMVYDAFRDVEDKHREGSKNAGRVLESWANAEWFKAKPKLEEEIEVIVLKVPGETNTDDLSPAQEAWSRPDIPLHACSMLQSKMPEALDTIKKLKESGHKIAYVGDVVGTGSSRKSAINSVQWHIGRDIPHVPNKRTGGVVLGSKIAPIFFNTAEDSGALPIECDVDQMETGDVLTIRPYAGEVLKNGEVISTFKMRPSTLPDEVRAGGRIPLIVGRGLTGKARETLKMEPSDEFLRAEQPEDTGKGFTLAQKMVGRACGVEGVRPGTYCEPKMATVGSQDTTGAMTRDELKELACLGFSADLVMQSFCHTAAYPRPVDVALQHELPEFISTRGGVSLRAGDGVIHSWLNRMILPDTVGTGGDSHTRFPLGISFPAGSGLVAFAAALGVMPLDMPESVLVRFKGEMQPGITLRDLVNAIPYKAIQNGQLTVEKKGKQNVFNGRVLEIEGLPDLKVEQAFEFADASAERSANGCTVRLGPEPIKEFLKSNITLLEWMISQGYEDKRTLGRRIEAMQEWLDNPELLEPDADAEYAEIIEIDLNEIKEPLLACPNDPDDIKPLSEVAGDEVQEVFIGSCMTNIGHYRAAGKVLESYGGSVPTRLWIAPPTRMDQHQLTEEGYYNVFGRAGARVEMPGCSLCMGNQARVADGATVMSTSTRNFPNRMGKDARVYLGSAELSAVTAILGKLPSVEEYQEHVAHLATMSADIYRYLNFNEIEEYQEEATKGLQMLKDIPVVTA
- a CDS encoding NUDIX domain-containing protein, translated to MRFDLLANETLYSGFFSLQRYRLRFEYFDGSWSEPIEREIFERGHAVAVLPFDPERGEVVLIEQFRPGALEAPTGPWLAEIVAGMIEPGESAEDVARRESDEEAGLAIDELYPLTRYWVSPGGCTESIYLFLARVDTSRIDRDGDGLVDGRFGLDHEHEDIRVRVVPIEQAVADVEGGRIVAAAPVIALLWLDRLRLAGRL